One window of the Chanos chanos chromosome 11, fChaCha1.1, whole genome shotgun sequence genome contains the following:
- the LOC115823820 gene encoding uncharacterized protein LOC115823820, with protein sequence MPKPETFNELAHLRDSGFGQPAPRHGLKLLYWFAHNYVRFDYTGCMIPQYDPTDGGFGFKPFHNRIDDDDDRLLPNQNQPYYEVGNLNVRYANELPPYVRGNSNHHWGDGNKDRIIIRLDPYGYIDRVYVTEHKDAPNFSHGCTYRISQGLLRKIENMNRSHFLQVTEHHHSKPQVINMNPQSRPTGFSQSYVGPPPYQSSESSLCETCCAAIFVVFVLIVLFLFFIASMKNKYQ encoded by the coding sequence ATGCCAAAGCCTGAGACATTTAATGAATTGGCCCATTTGAGAGATTCAGGGTTTGGACAACCTGCACCCAGGCATGGACTTAAACTCTTGTACTGGTTTGCTCACAACTATGTTCGGTTTGACTATACTGGCTGCATGATTCCTCAATATGATCCTACAGACGGCGGGTTTGGCTTTAAACCGTTCCACAACCGAattgatgatgacgatgacagACTCTTACCCAATCAGAACCAGCCGTACTATGAGGTGGGAAATCTTAATGTTCGTTATGCTAACGAATTGCCTCCATATGTCAGGGGGAACTCCAATCACCACTGGGGTGATGGCAATAAAGATCGCATCATCATACGACTTGATCCATATGGTTATATTGATCGGGTCTATGTGACAGAACACAAGGATGCCCCAAATTTCAGCCATGGATGCACCTACCGTATCAGCCAGGGTCTGCTGAGGAAAATCGAAAACATGAATCGTTCCCACTTCCTCCAGGTGACTGAACATCATCACTCCAAGCCCCAGGTCATTAATATGAATCCCCAAAGCAGACCGACTGGCTTTTCACAATCATACGTGGGCCCGCCTCCGTACCAATCATCCGAGTCCTCCCTCTGCGAGACGTGCTGTGCGGCCATTTTCGTCGTATTTGTGCTGAtagtgttgtttcttttctttatcgCAAGTATGAAGAATAAGTATCAGTAG
- the LOC115823821 gene encoding uncharacterized protein LOC115823821 has product MPRLETFNELAHLRDSGFGQPAPRHGLQLLYWFAHDYVRFDYTGCMIPQYDPTDGGFGFKPFHNRIDDDDDRLLPNQNQPYYEVGNLNARYANELPPYVRGNSNHHWGDGNKDRIIIRLDPYGYIDRVYVTEHEDSTNFSHGCTYRISQGLLRKIENMNRSHFLQVTEHHHSKPQVINMNPQSRPTGFSQSYVGPPPYQSSESSLCETCCVVILAAFVLIVLFLFFIASMKNKYQ; this is encoded by the coding sequence ATGCCAAGGCTTGAGACATTTAATGAATTGGCCCATTTGAGAGATTCAGGGTTTGGACAACCTGCACCCAGGCATGGACTTCAGCTCTTGTACTGGTTTGCTCACGACTATGTTCGGTTTGACTATACTGGCTGCATGATTCCTCAATATGATCCTACAGACGGCGGGTTCGGCTTTAAACCGTTCCACAACCGAatcgatgatgacgatgacagACTCTTACCCAATCAGAACCAGCCGTACTATGAGGTGGGAAACCTTAATGCTCGTTATGCTAACGAATTGCCTCCATATGTCAGGGGGAACTCCAATCACCACTGGGGTGATGGCAATAAAGATCGCATCATCATACGACTTGATCCATATGGTTATATTGATCGGGTCTATGTGACAGAACACGAAGATTCCACAAATTTCAGCCATGGATGCACCTACCGTATCAGCCAGGGTCTGCTGAGGAAAATCGAAAACATGAATCGTTCCCACTTCCTCCAGGTGACTGAACATCATCACTCCAAGCCCCAGGTCATTAATATGAATCCCCAAAGCAGACCGACTGGCTTTTCACAATCATACGTGGGCCCGCCTCCGTACCAATCATCCGAGTCCTCCCTCTGCGAGACATGCTGTGTGGTCATTCTGGCTGCATTTGTGCTGAtagtgttgtttcttttctttatcgCAAGTATGAAGAATAAGTATCAGTAG